One Bradyrhizobium zhanjiangense DNA segment encodes these proteins:
- a CDS encoding alpha/beta hydrolase fold domain-containing protein: MSVAKMLSSLQFCPDFGALRRGDPAPSLQSRCFNALLRQLPFKQQLASAEAVQAHVQKLALQPASYEPTGLGRGVEVTLTKMGGWPVYYTVPSSGHEGCNHVMFLHGGGFINEIVPAHWRFVGQMTRKARVVCVVPIYPLAPRATAKEIVPATAELLRMLLEDAGSAKVTVVGNSAGAGLALAACQWLRDRGHRQPARLVLISPAADASVSRPEQVALAARDPIQDIPGIVEAGRLYAGELDVGHPFVSPLNGAFRALAPMTIFSGTRDLLYPDSVDLVERARAVGVAVELHLLRDQPHNYALMPTPEGRRARALILRTVA; encoded by the coding sequence ATGAGCGTCGCAAAGATGTTGTCGTCCCTGCAGTTTTGCCCTGACTTCGGTGCCTTGCGCCGCGGCGATCCCGCACCGAGCTTGCAGAGCCGTTGCTTCAATGCGTTGCTGCGTCAGCTTCCGTTCAAGCAGCAGCTCGCCTCAGCCGAAGCCGTGCAGGCGCATGTTCAGAAGCTCGCATTACAGCCGGCCTCGTATGAGCCGACGGGACTGGGCCGCGGCGTCGAGGTGACGTTGACCAAGATGGGCGGCTGGCCCGTGTATTACACCGTGCCGTCGTCGGGCCATGAGGGCTGCAATCACGTCATGTTCCTGCATGGCGGTGGCTTCATCAACGAGATCGTGCCGGCGCATTGGCGCTTTGTCGGGCAGATGACGCGGAAGGCGCGCGTCGTTTGCGTCGTGCCGATCTATCCGCTGGCGCCGCGCGCGACCGCGAAGGAGATCGTGCCGGCGACGGCCGAGCTGTTGCGCATGCTGCTGGAAGACGCGGGGTCCGCAAAGGTCACGGTGGTCGGCAATTCCGCCGGCGCGGGTCTTGCGCTCGCCGCCTGCCAGTGGCTGCGCGATCGCGGGCACCGGCAGCCGGCTCGCCTGGTGCTGATCTCGCCTGCGGCGGATGCCTCGGTCAGCCGTCCGGAGCAGGTCGCGCTTGCCGCCCGCGATCCCATTCAGGACATTCCGGGGATCGTCGAGGCGGGACGGCTCTATGCCGGCGAGCTCGATGTCGGTCATCCCTTCGTCAGCCCGCTCAACGGCGCGTTCCGCGCGCTCGCGCCGATGACGATCTTTTCGGGCACGCGCGACCTTCTGTATCCCGACAGTGTCGATCTTGTGGAGCGGGCGAGAGCGGTGGGTGTGGCGGTCGAGCTGCACCTGCTCCGTGACCAACCGCACAATTATGCGCTGATGCCGACGCCGGAGGGGCGACGTGCGCGTGCGCTCATTTTGCGCACAGTGGCTTAA
- a CDS encoding SDR family NAD(P)-dependent oxidoreductase: protein MKDFAGKIAVITGGGTGMGRELARQLVAEGCNVAMCDVSEAAMAETKRLCEVEKLPQGLRVTTHVADVAIEDHLRRFRDELAEQQKTDKIHLLFNNAGIGGGGSLFTNTREQWERTFNICWGGVYLGVRTFLPMLVAADEAHIVNTASVNGFWASIGMNQAHTAYSSAKFAVKGFTEALINDLRLHAPHVKCSVVMPGHIGTSIVSNSRKVQSRDGSDRLNADEVALTRKRMVAAGVPDADKMSDDDIQAAFAERARSFLEDAPTTAAEAAKIILDGVKAERWRILVGEDAKRLDERVRATPEQAYDRAFYESFTQEVGWRLG, encoded by the coding sequence ATGAAGGATTTTGCAGGAAAGATCGCGGTCATCACCGGCGGCGGCACGGGAATGGGGCGCGAGCTGGCGCGGCAGCTCGTGGCCGAAGGCTGCAACGTCGCGATGTGCGACGTCTCGGAAGCGGCGATGGCCGAGACCAAGCGGCTCTGCGAGGTCGAGAAGCTGCCCCAGGGCCTGCGCGTCACGACGCATGTCGCCGACGTCGCGATCGAGGATCATCTGAGGCGCTTTCGCGACGAGCTCGCCGAGCAGCAGAAGACGGACAAGATCCATCTGTTGTTCAACAATGCCGGCATCGGCGGCGGCGGCAGCTTGTTCACCAACACGCGCGAGCAGTGGGAGCGCACCTTCAACATCTGCTGGGGCGGCGTCTATCTCGGTGTGCGCACCTTCCTGCCGATGCTGGTCGCCGCGGACGAGGCCCACATCGTCAACACCGCGAGCGTCAACGGCTTCTGGGCCTCGATCGGCATGAACCAGGCGCACACCGCCTACAGTTCGGCCAAGTTCGCGGTGAAGGGATTTACCGAAGCGCTGATCAACGACCTCCGCCTGCACGCGCCACACGTCAAATGCTCGGTGGTGATGCCCGGTCACATCGGCACCTCGATCGTCTCCAATTCGCGCAAGGTGCAGAGCAGGGACGGCTCGGACCGACTCAACGCCGACGAGGTCGCGCTGACCCGCAAGCGCATGGTCGCGGCCGGCGTGCCGGATGCCGACAAGATGTCGGACGATGACATCCAGGCGGCGTTTGCCGAGCGCGCCCGCAGCTTCCTGGAGGATGCGCCGACGACGGCGGCAGAGGCCGCGAAGATCATTCTCGATGGGGTCAAGGCGGAGCGTTGGCGCATTCTCGTCGGCGAGGACGCCAAGCGCCTCGACGAGCGCGTGCGCGCCACGCCGGAGCAGGCCTACGACCGCGCCTTCTACGAAAGTTTTACGCAGGAGGTCGGCTGGCGGCTTGGCTGA